In Silene latifolia isolate original U9 population chromosome 3, ASM4854445v1, whole genome shotgun sequence, a single window of DNA contains:
- the LOC141649231 gene encoding protein FAR1-RELATED SEQUENCE 5-like, which yields MKKLREKVSYQLFQDEDFKSRLNRRVWNNQLEPDEFKEQWEKIMTDYQLVEHEWFSDLYDIKEQWIPAYFKEVSMSGLMRVTSRSQSKNSFFDRFLTPHLTLVEFWVCYESVLEAQRHKKTKLNSENKHSEIPRKTNSNLEVHASETYSHNIFKDFQTELVAALSDCHFKDMDKIDETKIYILTDLQMPNKSWNVAYLLDSIEITCSCSMFQRMDLLCRHCLWVLHNQDFQKIPEQYIMQRWTKAVMSKPVFDKEGKVIDVFQKFSDRKSLSTEQWQEVYSCVSVVV from the coding sequence ATGAAGAAACTAAGAGAAAAAGTCAGTTATCAACTATTTCAAGACGAGGATTTTAAGAGCAGGCTCAATAGGCGTGTTTGGAACAACCAACTTGAGCCTGATGAATTCAAAGAACAATGGGAGAAGATAATGACTGATTATCAGCTTGTAGAACACGAGTGGTTTTCAGATTTGTACGATATCAAAGAACAGTGGATCCCTGCCTATTTTAAAGAAGTTTCCATGTCTGGCTTGATGAGGGTTACTTCAAGGTCTCAGAGTAAAAACAGTTTCTTTGACAGGTTCCTCACACCTCATTTGACCCTTGTTGAGTTTTGGGTGTGCTATGAGAGTGTTTTGGAAGCACAAAGACACAAGAAGACCAAGTTGAACAGTGAAAACAAACACTCTGAAATCCCACGGAAAACAAACTCAAACCTTGAAGTCCATGCTTCTGAAACATACTCGCACAATATTTTCAAAGACTTCCAAACAGAATTGGTTGCAGCTTTGTCTGATTGCCATTTTAAAGATATGGacaagattgatgagacaaaaatatatattctaacAGACTTGCAGATGCCAAATAAGTCATGGAACGTAGCATATTTACTAGATAGCATCGAGATTACTTGTTCCTGTTCTATGTTTCAGAGAATGGACTTGTTGTGCAGGCACTGCCTTTGGGTTCTACACAACCAAGATTTTCAGAAAATACCAGAACAGTACATAATGCAAAGATGGACAAAAGCTGTAATGAGTAAGCCTGTCTTTGATAAAGAAGGCAAAGTGATAGATGTCTTTCAAAAGTTTTCTGACCGGAAAAGTTTGAGTACTGAGCAGTGGCAAGAGGTTTATTCTTGTGTCAGCGTAGTTGTGTGA